Proteins encoded within one genomic window of Halorussus salilacus:
- a CDS encoding sensor histidine kinase, translating into MSADSRRHLICRSDHLPSILSAIGVLFLASALGEWLLFNGTGEFDSVDFFASTSVSAFLTAAIVYGGFRLGRSDISNERYPRIVGWIAGCSSAFLAVNLPIMLAWIPATVPAQLWWARFVVSVGLVGGLFIGSIEARAIERERVAERAAVRAEEAETHHRHLDYLNSLLRHEVLNTANVITGYASLLLENDEVAAEARDRVETIHRRGEDMTSVIRDVRVLLTTTSGTAALEPTDLSSVLEAELDDLRRTADAVEIEASIPDGVVVVADDLLARAFSNLLTNAVEHHDGGVPRVTVTVEESAETATVYVADDGPGIPPGERATLFERSDNTGGSHGLGLYLVRTLVERYGGTVELVETGDDGTEFALTLPKATRTTDDRPRRVGAQTL; encoded by the coding sequence ATGAGCGCGGATTCGAGGAGACATCTCATCTGCAGATCGGACCACCTCCCGTCGATACTCTCCGCAATCGGGGTGCTGTTCCTGGCCAGCGCCCTCGGCGAGTGGTTGCTGTTCAACGGGACGGGAGAGTTCGACTCCGTCGACTTCTTCGCCAGTACCTCGGTCTCGGCGTTTCTCACCGCCGCCATCGTCTACGGCGGTTTTCGGCTGGGGCGAAGCGACATCTCGAACGAACGGTACCCCCGCATCGTCGGGTGGATTGCGGGGTGTTCGTCGGCCTTCCTCGCGGTCAATCTCCCCATCATGCTCGCGTGGATTCCGGCCACCGTCCCGGCCCAGCTCTGGTGGGCGCGATTCGTCGTGAGCGTCGGTCTCGTCGGCGGCCTCTTCATCGGGAGCATCGAGGCGCGGGCCATCGAGCGCGAGCGAGTCGCCGAGCGCGCCGCGGTCCGGGCCGAGGAGGCCGAGACTCACCACCGGCACCTCGATTACCTCAACAGCCTCCTGCGCCACGAGGTGTTGAACACCGCCAACGTCATCACCGGCTACGCGTCGCTGCTCCTCGAAAACGACGAGGTCGCGGCCGAGGCCCGCGACCGCGTCGAGACCATCCACAGGCGAGGAGAGGACATGACGAGCGTCATCCGGGACGTGCGAGTGCTGCTCACGACGACCAGCGGGACCGCCGCGCTGGAGCCCACGGACCTCTCCTCGGTCCTCGAAGCCGAACTCGACGACCTCCGTCGGACGGCCGACGCCGTCGAAATCGAGGCGTCGATACCCGACGGCGTGGTCGTGGTGGCCGACGACCTCCTCGCCCGAGCGTTCTCGAACCTCCTCACGAACGCGGTCGAACACCACGACGGGGGCGTCCCGCGAGTGACCGTGACGGTCGAGGAGTCGGCCGAGACGGCAACGGTGTACGTCGCCGACGACGGACCCGGGATTCCTCCCGGCGAGCGGGCGACACTGTTCGAACGCAGCGACAACACCGGCGGTTCCCACGGCCTCGGCCTCTACCTCGTGCGGACGCTGGTCGAGCGCTACGGCGGCACGGTCGAACTGGTCGAGACCGGCGACGACGGCACCGAGTTCGCCCTCACGTTGCCGAAGGCGACCCGAACCACGGACGACCGCCCCCGACGGGTAGGAGCGCAAACACTTTAG
- the rnhB gene encoding ribonuclease HII — MFGVDEAGKGPVLGSMFAAAVAVEDPAVLPADVDDSKNVAPARREEIAARLRESDRVAVGLAEVPVARIDGETDMNTLTVEAHAEAVAAVADDDAAGIADAGDTSERRFARRVEDRVPAAVDLTAEHGADESHAVVSAASIVAKVARDAHVADLAEAYAEEYGEAFAELGSGYPSDPTTREFLAAFVAEHGRLPDCARRSWSTCDDVLAAAEQSGLGDF, encoded by the coding sequence GTGTTCGGAGTGGACGAGGCGGGCAAGGGGCCGGTGCTGGGGTCGATGTTCGCGGCCGCGGTCGCGGTCGAGGACCCCGCGGTCCTGCCCGCCGACGTGGACGACTCGAAGAACGTCGCGCCCGCGCGCCGCGAGGAGATCGCGGCGAGGCTGCGCGAGTCCGACCGCGTCGCGGTCGGACTCGCCGAGGTGCCGGTCGCGCGCATCGACGGCGAGACCGACATGAACACGCTGACCGTCGAGGCCCACGCCGAGGCGGTCGCGGCGGTCGCCGACGACGACGCGGCGGGAATCGCCGACGCGGGCGACACCAGCGAACGCCGGTTCGCCCGCCGGGTCGAAGACCGGGTTCCGGCGGCGGTCGACTTGACCGCCGAGCACGGGGCCGACGAGAGCCACGCGGTCGTGAGCGCCGCCAGCATCGTGGCGAAGGTCGCGAGGGACGCCCACGTCGCCGACCTCGCGGAGGCGTACGCCGAGGAGTACGGCGAGGCGTTCGCCGAACTGGGGTCGGGCTACCCGAGCGACCCGACCACCCGCGAGTTTCTGGCGGCGTTCGTGGCCGAACACGGTCGGCTCCCCGACTGCGCGCGCCGGAGCTGGTCGACCTGCGACGACGTGCTGGCGGCGGCCGAACAGTCGGGACTCGGGGACTTCTGA
- a CDS encoding DUF2270 domain-containing protein produces the protein MGDASGPADETDGPGSADEDGEARGDVGEELATDPSEMVGLLGHLYRGQMDRVTSWRSRLDRTTYWAVTIMAAILTWAFSSRDNPHYLIVIGMATLSMFLLVETRRYRAYDVWRERVRLLERDLFAQLLDPDEELPHREWRERIGDDLRNPAVKVSLFRAFARRLSRVYYPLLLVLLAAWVVRITAFESGQSWRTTAAMPGIPGEAVVAAVAAFYLAMTAVSGYYVLWSPSGEFHERERTDPWDDE, from the coding sequence ATGGGGGATGCGAGCGGTCCGGCCGACGAGACCGACGGACCCGGCTCGGCGGACGAAGACGGCGAGGCGCGCGGAGACGTCGGCGAGGAGCTGGCGACCGACCCGTCGGAGATGGTGGGCCTGTTGGGCCACCTCTACCGGGGCCAGATGGACCGCGTGACCTCGTGGCGCAGCCGCCTCGACCGGACGACCTACTGGGCGGTCACCATCATGGCCGCCATCCTGACGTGGGCGTTCTCCAGTCGCGACAACCCTCACTACCTCATCGTCATCGGGATGGCGACGCTCTCGATGTTCCTGCTCGTCGAGACCCGCCGCTACCGGGCCTACGACGTGTGGCGCGAGCGGGTCCGCCTGCTCGAACGCGACCTGTTCGCCCAGCTGCTCGACCCCGACGAGGAACTCCCCCACCGCGAGTGGCGCGAGCGCATCGGCGACGACCTCCGGAATCCCGCGGTGAAGGTGTCGCTGTTCCGGGCGTTCGCGCGCCGACTCAGCCGCGTCTACTACCCCTTACTCCTCGTCCTGCTCGCGGCGTGGGTGGTCCGCATCACCGCGTTCGAATCGGGACAGTCGTGGCGGACCACCGCCGCGATGCCGGGGATACCGGGGGAAGCGGTCGTCGCCGCCGTCGCAGCCTTCTACCTCGCGATGACCGCCGTCTCGGGCTACTACGTGCTATGGTCGCCCAGCGGAGAGTTCCACGAGCGCGAGCGGACCGACCCGTGGGACGACGAGTGA
- a CDS encoding tRNA pseudouridine(54/55) synthase Pus10: MTILADARRVIENGPVCDACLGRCFADRSFGLTNDERGRSLRIAVALADDDPYEDETAECWVCEGESQRFDEWAETVAEALEGWEFDTYQVGTRVPPLVEENEKLLRESADLPEDAGELFKSEFNREVGKRVGQLTGTEVDFERPDVLALLNVDPERADLSAHAVEVQVNSAFVYGRYRKLERDIPQTEWPCRECGGSGKQLAEGGGEEDCEHCGGSGYLYDESVEELTTPPVLDAMDGEEALFHGAGREDVDALMVGTGRPFVIEVKQPRVRSVDIDALEAEINEFADGAVEVTDLAPASHEMVERVKELDASKTYRMDVEFGADVTDEELQAAVGELDGATIEQDTPQRVDHRRASLTRTREAYAVSGELHDPRRGELEVHGEGGLYVKELVSGDEGRTTPSLAGLLGVDAVVTALDVLAVEGEDEEFDDPEYLKEVA, from the coding sequence ATGACCATCCTCGCCGACGCTCGCCGGGTCATCGAGAACGGCCCGGTGTGCGACGCCTGTCTGGGTCGGTGCTTCGCCGACCGCAGCTTCGGACTCACGAACGACGAGCGCGGCCGCTCGCTTCGCATCGCGGTCGCGCTGGCCGACGACGACCCCTACGAGGACGAGACGGCCGAGTGCTGGGTCTGCGAGGGCGAGAGCCAGCGGTTCGACGAGTGGGCCGAGACGGTCGCCGAGGCGCTGGAGGGCTGGGAGTTCGACACCTATCAGGTCGGGACCCGGGTCCCGCCGCTGGTCGAGGAGAACGAGAAACTGCTCCGGGAGTCGGCCGACCTCCCCGAGGACGCTGGCGAGCTGTTCAAGTCGGAGTTCAACCGCGAGGTCGGCAAGCGGGTGGGCCAGCTCACCGGCACGGAGGTCGACTTCGAGCGCCCCGACGTGCTGGCCCTGCTGAACGTCGACCCAGAGCGCGCCGACCTCTCGGCCCACGCGGTCGAGGTCCAGGTGAACTCCGCGTTCGTCTACGGCCGGTATCGGAAGCTCGAACGCGACATCCCCCAGACCGAGTGGCCCTGCCGGGAGTGTGGCGGGTCGGGCAAACAGCTCGCCGAAGGCGGGGGAGAGGAGGACTGCGAGCACTGCGGCGGGTCGGGCTACCTCTACGACGAGAGCGTCGAGGAGCTGACCACCCCGCCCGTCCTCGACGCGATGGACGGCGAGGAGGCGCTGTTCCACGGCGCGGGCCGCGAGGACGTGGACGCGCTGATGGTCGGGACCGGCAGGCCGTTCGTCATCGAGGTCAAGCAACCCCGGGTTCGGAGCGTGGACATCGACGCGCTCGAAGCCGAGATAAACGAGTTCGCCGACGGGGCGGTCGAGGTGACCGACCTCGCGCCCGCGAGCCACGAGATGGTCGAGCGCGTGAAGGAACTCGACGCGAGCAAGACCTACCGGATGGACGTGGAGTTCGGGGCCGACGTGACCGACGAGGAACTGCAGGCCGCGGTCGGGGAACTCGACGGCGCGACCATCGAACAGGACACCCCCCAGCGCGTCGACCACCGCCGGGCGAGTCTGACCCGGACGCGGGAGGCCTACGCCGTCTCGGGCGAACTCCACGACCCCCGCCGCGGCGAACTCGAGGTCCACGGCGAGGGCGGCCTCTACGTCAAGGAGCTCGTCTCGGGCGACGAGGGCCGGACGACCCCGAGCCTCGCGGGCCTGCTGGGCGTCGACGCGGTCGTCACCGCGCTCGACGTGCTCGCGGTCGAGGGCGAGGACGAGGAGTTCGACGACCCCGAGTACCTGAAAGAGGTCGCCTGA